CGGCCGGGAACATTGATTGCTTCATTGTTAGGACCATCATTGTAAAAGCACTAAATCGTGATTCATGCATTGtactttagtttttattttttgggcctAAATACTTAGATGTGTATTGGAAAATGTGTGGAACAGTGTGTGCTGACAGGGGTGACAAATGAAATGGTAAATATTGTAAATTCACGGAAAGATCGGGATTGGCCATTCAAAAACGCTGGAGCTGAGGATTTTTCATTGTGATTGTTCCAAGTCTGATTGTAAAGACGTCAAACACTCAACGACGAACGAGGGAACAAAGTggccattatttttttatgtatttcaaATCTCCCACAGGAATATACACAGACAGCGTTAAGCGGGGTAAATTACTCACTTCTTTCCCTATCAATCTGTATAAGTTGCATCGCTTGCAAATGCGACCCAACAAAGACATCAATCTGTGTGCACCATTTCATTATTTCCTATTTGCCAGTTACAATAAGTTCATCCACACAAAGACGCATAGCTAACtgccatcaccaccaccaccaccacaccagCTAGCCTCGCCTtccccacccacccacccacccgcCCGCCCCCCCCTACCTTTTTCATCTCggttatgaaaaaaaaacagaagCATCCAAAAGGTAAGGTTGAAAGTTGAGacttgagaaagagagagaaaaaaagaatcccAAAGCCGCTGTCTCAATCCTCACACCGTTATCTGCTTGGATGCTCTCTGCATCTCAGGCAACACACACAAATGCTCTCTTTCAAACTCCATTATTGTTAGCAAATTTGTATTCTTAAAAATCTCATATACTACGAGGAAGCACTTACACCACAGAACCTTAATTTGTCTTTcgtcaaaaaaaaatctccaggATCACTATTTTCCTCATTCGATAAGCGGCCCGTGAGTCTCAATGACTGCTTGTACTTGGCTTGATGTTGATGTCAATGGCAGTAATAATAGCAACAAAAATACAGATAACAATAGTCCCTTGACTACGAGTGcctccaacaacaacaacaacaacaacaacaacaatagcaGCAGGATGTCAAGGTGCTACGAGGAACAACCACGTAATCATCGTCATCATCAGCTGTCTAACGGAAAGATGCTGAGAAAAAGGATGGCTTCTGAGATTGAGACGGAGGTTCAGACATCCACCACATGTACAGCCCCTGATACCAACAAGAATAATGATTATACTAGGTTTTCCCGGCGAGTTGGCAGTAACACCACCGTGAATGGTAGCTCTAGCTCGTTTCAAGGTGCTGGTAATAACAATCATGTCGGTTCGGTGGACAACTTCACTGCAGCAGCTACTATACCAAATCCAAGTCAGACCAACAACTACTCCACTATGCTACCTTCATCCACCACCAATTTGACCAGTATGACGTCAGTTGGTGGGTTTTTATCTTGTGTTACTCCTCCAAACTTAAGTCCTGCGGCCCAGCCCCAACCCCAAATAAGCACTACCCCTGCTGCTGTTTCTGTCTCTGTGTGCGGGTTCTCAGGCCTGCCCTTGTTTCCTTCCGAAAGGAGTCAAAATATTAGTAATAATACCACTACCAACATCAACGGCAACAGCAGCAGAAGCCTTcctaatactaataataataataataaggcgAGTGTTTGTGGCGTTTCCATGGAAGAAGGCTCGGCGTGGATCGACGGCATCATAAAGGATCTAATCCACAGCTCCAACAACGTGTCTATTCCACAGCTCATCCAGAACGTGAGAGAGATTATTTTTCCTTGCAATCCTAATCTTGCTGCTGTCCTCGAGTACAGGCTTCGCTCCCTAACTTCAGCCGATCCCATCCCAAATTATGCGCCGGCAGCAGCGGAACTCAGGAGATCAAGGACTACTGTAGTGCAGCAACAAGCAGGCCAACAGACTCCGCTGCTTCCTGTTTCTACTTCTGAAGCTATGAATCAATTGTATCTGCACTGGGGAGTTACACCCCTTCCTACCGCTTCCCCTAACCCTACCGTCCAAGTTCAATTGCAAGAGGAGCATCAACAACAGGAACACTCTTCCCCTCCAGATACTGCAATATTAATGCCGTCTACTACTTCTATTGCTAGTGCGACCACCCCAACTAATATTGTCCATACAAGCagagagaggaaagaagagATGCGTCAGCAGAAGACAGACGAACAAGGCTTACACCTCCTCACCTTGCTCTTGCAATGCGCCGAATCTGTCTCCGCTGATAATTTTGAGGAAGCAAACAACATGCTTCTGGAGATTTCGGAACTTTCAACGCCTTTTGGTACTGCCGCGCAGCGTGTGGCTGCTTATTTCTCCGAGGCTATGTCCGCAAGACTGGTGAGCTCGTGCCTTGGAATATATGGGTCGCTGCCCAATTCAGGCCATAGTTATAGCCAAAAGATGGCTTCTGCCTTTCAAGTATTCAATGGCATCAGCCCCCTCGTCAAGTTTTCGCATTTCACAGCTAATCAGGCTATACAGGAAGCATTCGAGAGGGAGGAAAGAGTTCACATCATTGATCTAGACATCATGCAAGGTCTCCAGTGGCCTGGTCTCTTTCACATCCTTGCTTCTAGACCCCGCGGACCACCTTATGTGCGCCTCACTGGCCTAGGAACCTCCATGGATGCTCTCGAGGCTACTGGCAAGCGCTTGTCCGATTTCGCCGAGAAATTAGGCCTTCCCTTTGAGTTCATTCCTCTCGCAGATAAACCCGGCAATTTGGACCCAGAGAGGCTTAATGTCAGCAAGAGGGAAGCCGTTGCTGTTCACTGGTTGCAACATTCTCTTTACGATGTCACTGGTTCCGACACCAATATGCTGTGGCTTTTGCAGAGGTAACAACTATGACTAACGCGTTACACTACTTATGATCGAGTTCTACATATATAACTACTTTTAATTTCAAACACATCATGATGATCCCCTCTTTTTTGATTCCATCTTTGCCTTTTCGTTATTCACATCTAGTGGAAAATCTTTACATTGGATTACTGTCGTTATATTGTAGCTATTATAATCATTTAGTATTATATTTTGATCAATACTACATTTTTCCctctagggaaaaaaaaacatttcacgTTGCTGTCTACATTGGCTGGTTGATTGCTTAAATAAGTTTTCTCctgttcagatttccagataGTTATTTAGCTTGTGCTTCTAAATGTACAGGTTAACTTCGTCTTTTTGGCAGGTTTTGTTGGTTGTGTGGGCTTCTTGGCTATTTTTAATAGCATAATGACCTTTTACTGCCGTAATGTTATTCTgtaaatgttgtaaaaatacatgtaggtaaaaaaatgtttttaatagcAAAATGATCTCTTAGGCCGTAATATTGTtttagtaatgttgttttaAGTGTTGTGGAAATATGTACGATGAAGAAGTGTTTTTAACAACAGAATGACATTTTAGGGCTGTAATGTTATttaagtattgtaaaaatatgtgttatattgtttaaataacGAAAACTTTTGTTTAGTCTTTGTATagattgtgttttttgtttcattttcaataaaatatatgattaattatatatatagcatgATTGTACTGTGCACAGTAAAATACATCTTtgaaatgcaaaagaaaattacCCAAAAGCTTATAAAAACATGTTCAAACTTACACTACAACTTGCTAACATTCTTCTTGGCGAACACCGAAGGATGGTTTTCATTGTATTCGTGCCCATTGATTTTGACTAGTTCTGTGAAATGACAGTTCAATCTATTCATATGTAGATAGTGcaattaactttttttcttcttttgggactagaagaaaattttgttttatgttaaaATCTACACCTTTGTTGAATCTTCGCAATAGATGACCCGAGGCCCAGTTCTATTGCTTGTAATGCAGTTATTTTCAATCAATATCATCCACACActcacacaccaaaaaaaaaaaaaaaaaaaatctacactATTTTTATAAAGATTGTATATGTCAGATTTTGACAACGTTTATACATGGGGGAAATGAATTTAAACAGATTGGCACCAAAAGTGGTGACGGTGGTAGAGCAGGACCTGAGCCACGCAGGTTCATTCTTGGGAAGGTTTGTGGAGGCAATACACTACTACTCGGCACTGTTTGATTCACTCGGGGCAAGCTACGGAGAGGAGAGCGAGGAAAGGCACGTGGTAGAGCAGCAGTTGCTATCCAGGGAGATCCGGAATGTGCTGGCTGTTGGGGGCCCATCGAGGAGTGGAGAAGTGAAGTTCCATAACTGGAGGGAGAAGCTGCAGCAGTGTGGGTTCAAGCCCCTCTCTTTGGCAGGGAATGCTGCCACCCAGGCCACCCTGCTTCTTGGTATGTTCCCTTCCGATGGTTACACCTTGGTTGAGGACAATGGCGCCCTCAAGCTTGGTTGGAAAGACCTTTGCTTGCTCACTGCTTCTGCCTGGAGGCCTCCATTTCCTGCTACTACCTCTACCCATCACTATTGACTACACTTTTCTCATTCTCACTACATGCTCtg
The sequence above is drawn from the Quercus robur chromosome 7, dhQueRobu3.1, whole genome shotgun sequence genome and encodes:
- the LOC126692631 gene encoding protein SCARECROW-like: MTACTWLDVDVNGSNNSNKNTDNNSPLTTSASNNNNNNNNNNSSRMSRCYEEQPRNHRHHQLSNGKMLRKRMASEIETEVQTSTTCTAPDTNKNNDYTRFSRRVGSNTTVNGSSSSFQGAGNNNHVGSVDNFTAAATIPNPSQTNNYSTMLPSSTTNLTSMTSVGGFLSCVTPPNLSPAAQPQPQISTTPAAVSVSVCGFSGLPLFPSERSQNISNNTTTNINGNSSRSLPNTNNNNNKASVCGVSMEEGSAWIDGIIKDLIHSSNNVSIPQLIQNVREIIFPCNPNLAAVLEYRLRSLTSADPIPNYAPAAAELRRSRTTVVQQQAGQQTPLLPVSTSEAMNQLYLHWGVTPLPTASPNPTVQVQLQEEHQQQEHSSPPDTAILMPSTTSIASATTPTNIVHTSRERKEEMRQQKTDEQGLHLLTLLLQCAESVSADNFEEANNMLLEISELSTPFGTAAQRVAAYFSEAMSARLVSSCLGIYGSLPNSGHSYSQKMASAFQVFNGISPLVKFSHFTANQAIQEAFEREERVHIIDLDIMQGLQWPGLFHILASRPRGPPYVRLTGLGTSMDALEATGKRLSDFAEKLGLPFEFIPLADKPGNLDPERLNVSKREAVAVHWLQHSLYDVTGSDTNMLWLLQRLAPKVVTVVEQDLSHAGSFLGRFVEAIHYYSALFDSLGASYGEESEERHVVEQQLLSREIRNVLAVGGPSRSGEVKFHNWREKLQQCGFKPLSLAGNAATQATLLLGMFPSDGYTLVEDNGALKLGWKDLCLLTASAWRPPFPATTSTHHY